From Streptomyces sp. SCSIO 75703:
TCCTCGACGTCCTGCGCGGTGGCGCCCGCGAACCCGCGGCAGCCCCGTAGTCACCCCGCGCCCCCAGAAACCGCCCACGGCCCGACGTCACGATTGCGATACCGATGACCGACGTGTTGAACCCTCCCCCGGCGCCGCTCGCCGCCGCCGACGCCCCAGCCGACCGCAGCGCCGACGGCAGCGAGGCGGTACGCGAACTACTGGTGCGGAGCACGACCTGGCAGGCCGACGGCGTGCTCTCGCTGCGCCTGGTCGACCCGTCCGGGGCTCCGCTGCCGCCCTGGCGCCCCGGCGCCCACCTGGACCTGGTGCTGCCTTCCGGCCTGGTCCGTCAGTACTCACTCTGTGGCAGCCCCGAGGACCGGCACGGCTACACGGTCGCCGTGCTGCTGGTCGGCGACGGCCGCGGCGGCTCCCGCGAGGTCCACGAGACGGCCCTGGTCGGCCGGACCGTTTCCGTCCGCGGGCCCCGCAACCGCTTCCCGCTGGTCGAGGCGGAGCACCACCTCTTCATCGCGGGCGGCATCGGCATCACGCCGATTCTGGCGATGGCGCGGGAAGTGAACGCCCGGGGACGGGACTGGCGGCTGGCATACGGCGGCAGGTCCCGGTCGTCCATGGCGTTCACCGAGGAGCTGCGGGCGCTGGGACCCGACCGGATCGCGTTCGTACCCCAGGACGAGTGCGGGCCGCTGGACCTCGACGCGCTGCTCGCCGATGTCCAGCCGGACACGGCCGTCTACTGCTGCGGACCTGAGGGACTGCTCGCCGCCGTCCAGCAGCGCCACCACGACAGCGGGGCCGCTTTCGCACTGCACTTCGAGCGTTTCGGCGCCCCGGTGACCGCCAGGTCGGCCGCGGACTCCGGCGGATCCGGCGCCCCGGGCGACGCGCCGGTGCCGGCGAGCGCCTTCGAGGTCGAACTGCGCCGCTCCGGCCAGGTGCTGACGGTCCCGCCGGACCGCTCGATCCTCGACACGATCCGCGAGGTGGCACCACAGGTGATGTCCTCCTGCGAGGAGGGCTTCTGCGGCACCTGCGAGACCCCGGTGCTGGAGGGCGTCCCGGAGCACCACGACACGCTGCTGAGCGAACGGGAGCGGGAGCGCGGAAAGACCATGATGATCTGCGTCGGCCGGTCGAAGACGCCCCGGCTGGTACTCGACCTCTGACCCGCCGGCAACGGCGTCCGCACCCGAGGCAGTGTCCCGCGGCGGTCCCGTCGAGCCACCGCCGGCCGCTGATCCCGCCCAGGGCGTACGGTCCGAAGCCCGACGTCGGCCTCGCCCCGCTGCGACACGGGGGTCCGGCCGCGGCCGGCCCCGTACCGCACTCGGCCGGGTGATCCGTCACCGGCTTCCGCGGGCTCCGGACCCAGCGTCGTGGTCGAGCGCTCCGACATGCGCGACGGCGCCTTCCGCCTCCCGGCCTGGGCCGTGACCGCCCTCGGCCTCGGTCGGCGCGACCGCGGTCGACGCCCCGCCCCGACGGCGGCGGCTGCGGTGAACCGAGCCGGCGGCCACCGACGCGCACAGGGCGACGAGGCAGAGCAGCAGCGTCCAGGGAACGGTCCAGGCGTGGGCCGTGGTCTTCGCACCGGCGAGCGGCGCGACCGAGCCGGACGCGTCGGTGAGGAGCGGGACGAGGGTGACCGTCCCCGTCGACCGCAGCGCGGGAGCCACGCCGCGGACCGGCACGGTGACCTTCCAGGTCTGGCCGGGGAGCAGCGCGGGCGAGTCGTCGATGTGGCCTGCGCGGGCCGTCATGGCCCCGAACGGGCCGGACAGGGACACTGTCTGACGTGCCGTCAGAATGGTGTTGCCCGTGTTGTGGAGGGTGTAGGTGACGGTGGCGTCTCCCTTGCCGAACGGATGCGCCGTCCCCGAGTACCGCACGCGCAGGTCCCGCACCGCGAGCTTCGGCTCGAGCGCGCCGCCCACGCGCAGCCGGATCCGGATGCCGAGGCGGCGGCCCGTATCGTCGCCGTCCGCCGGCGAGGTGACGATGCCGCCCATGTAGTCGCCGGGCGCGGCGTCGTGCGGCACGGTGAGCGTGAACGGCACCTTGACCGACCCGCCGGGCCGGACCGTCACGTCCGGTCGGTCCGTACGGACCCACGCACCCACGCGTGTCGACTTCGCGTCCTCGGCGACCAGGTCGAGCCTGCCGGCCTCGTCGGTGAACGCGTCGGCGGCGTACACGGCCAGCCGGAGCGGTGTGGTGCCGTGGTTGACCACGACGAGAGCGTCCTCGACGTGCCCGCCGGGATTGACGGTGTAGCCGTAGTTGGGCCGGCCGGAACCGAAGTCGTTGGAGGCCGTCCTCACGGCCCAGGAGACGTCGCCGTCCGCCGCCACCGCGGGTCCGGCGCCCGTTCCGAGGACGGCGAGCACGGCGAGCAGGGCCACGACGGCGGACCGGAGGAGGGCTGTGGCGGCAGTGGTGGTACGCGGTCTGGTCGGGCGCATCTGAGGGTCCTCGGACGAGTCGGGGCGGTGAGGGCGGAACGGGAGTGGGGCGGGCACCCGGCGGTACCCGCCCCACCGGTGGAGCGGACCGGAACGGCCGGGCACGGTCGGCGTCGGTGTCCCGGCGTCCGGGTCGGCTACTGGAGCCAGTCGGACGTGTCCGGGGCGGTGGTGGCCACGTCGGCGCGCTGGTCCCAGCCCTTGCCGCGGTAGGGGTGGATCACCACCCTGTCGACGGGGGAGCCGACCGGCTGAGCGGGGCCGGCGCCGTTGTCCGGGCCGCACCACTTCACCTTGTTCAGCTCCACGGCGGCGTTGGGTGCGACGCACGTGCCGCTGCGGAGGTTCTCGACGACGAGCTTGTTGTCGCGCACCTGGACCTTGACGTAGGTGCGGACGTGCTCCTGGTTCTCCACCGAGTTGGCCCAGTGGCTCTTGGGGTTCAGCGGGTCGGGACCGAAGTTGGGGTCCTTGTTCGTGTCGGGAGCGGTGAGGCCGTAGTACTTCGACCCCGACGCGGAGTTCGCCGTCACGTAGATGACGCCACCCGGGCCCTGGGCCACCTGGGCGGCACCGGGCTGCTCGCCCGGGTGCGACTTCTTGCCGTTCTTGAGCACGTAGCTGCGGGAGTAGGCGTGGTCGTGACCCTGCAGGACCAGGTCGACGCCGAGCTTGGAGAACGCGGTCGGGAAGTCCTGACGGCGCTGCTTGTTGTCGCTGTCGTTCGCGTGGGCGGCCGGCGAGTAGATCGCGTGGTGGTAGACGAGCACCGTGTACTTGGCATCGGCACCGTGGTTCTTGATGACGTCGCTGACGTACTCGACGTGCGCGGCGTCGGAACCGTTGGAGTACGCGTTGCTGTTCAGGTCGATGAACAGGACGTCCTTGTACGTGTACCAGTAGTTGCCGCCCGACCGGGTCGCCGAACTGCCGTTGTAGTACGGCGCGGAGCGGTCGGTGTTCGGCGTCCAGAAGTGCTGCTCGTACGCCTTGCCGCCGACGTCGTGGTTGCCGATCGTGGCGGCCCACGGGTACTGGCGCAGCTTGTCGGGCGCGAGGAACGCGTCCCACTGCGGCTCGGCGTTGGCGTGCTCGACCTGGTCACCACCCGACACCAGCAGTTCGGCGTTCGGGTTGGCGGCGAGGGAGACGTCCAGCGTGTCCTTCCAGCCGGCGCCGTCCTTGTCCACGTTGCCGGACGCACCGATCTGCGGGTCGCCGTAGAACAGGAAGTCGAAGTCGCCCTTGAACTCCTGCGTCTTGAAGGAGTACGTCGGGGACCAGCCGTCCTGGGATCCGACGCGGTAGGAGTACGTGGTGTTCGTGCGCAGGCTGTCGATCGTGGCATGCCCGTTGTAGCCGCCGTTGACGCTGTTCGCGGCGACGGTGGCCGGGAAGGTGACGGCGTTCGCGGGGAACTCGCCGGCCACGAGTGCGGAGGTCGGGGCGACCTGGACCACCTGGGCCGAGTCGGTCGGGGTGTACCAGGACACGACGCGCTGCGACGCGTTGGCGCCCACTCCGAGGACGATTCCGGTGGGCGCCGAGGAGGTCTCGGCGTATGCCTCGGTCGTCAGACCGCTGCCGAGGGTCGTGGTCACACCCAGGAGCACCGTGGTGGCGCTCAGGGCTATCCGGCGACGGACGAGCCCAGTCCTCTGGGGTCCCTTGTCGAGCTTCATCGGCTTCCGTTCGTTCGAGAGCTGGGGGGTGGCATAAGAACCTGGTAAAAGTCACATGAGCGCGTGACGTCCTGATGAACCAGGGTGAAGCGAACCGTTCCGCTTACCCGAAGACCGACTGCCGTCAGCTCTCGAACACCCGCTGCGCGAACCACACCAGGCCCATGACGGACACACCCGCCGCGACCGCCGCCGTCGTCCACAGCCCCCCGGCCGGCCGGCGCCTGCGCAGCAGGGCGAGGGCGGGGAAGACGGCCGCCACGATGGCCAGTTGCACGACTTCGATGCCCACGTTGAAGACGAGCAGTGACCACAGGAGCGTCCACGACCGGGACTGGTCGATGCCCAGCGCGGAGGCGAAGCCGAGCCCGTGCACGAGGCCGAAGCCGAACACCACCGCGAGCCGCGTCCAGCCCGCGCGGTCCAGGCCGGGCCGGCCGCGGTCGGACGTCCCCAGGTCGGTGGCGTGGGACCGGCGTCGCCACAGCCGCCACAGGTGCCAGCCCGCGACCACCGCGATCGAGAGCGCGATGACGGGTTCGACGAACCACTCCGGAACCCGCACGAGCCCCAGGGCGGCCAGTACGAACGTCACCGAATGCGCCAGTGTGAAGGTCGTGGCCGCCAGCACGATCTCGCGCAGCCGGCGCGAACCGACGACGAGCGCCAGCAGGAACAGGATGTGGTCGAGCCCGGTGAGCAGGTGCTCCGCTCCGAGCCGGAAGAAGGTCCAGGACCGCTCGGCCCCGGACTGCCCGGTGGAGAACGACCGGTGCTCGGCGTCGAGGGCCGTGCTCCCGGACGTCAGGTCGAGGTCGTAGGTGACGATCGTCTTGGTGTCGCGCACATAGCCCTCGGAGTCCGGGAACAGCCCGCTGCGCACCTCGTGCGCCTCGGCGGACGGCGGGCACTGGTAGTCGATGACCAGCAGGGCGTACGGAACCCCCTCACGTCGCTCGATCGTGAAGCCGCCGTCCTGGACCGGGGTGCACGCCCGGCCCCCGGTCGTCACGCCGAAGCGCCGGGTCACATAGGCGACGACCGAGTCGGCGTGGTCGTCGAGCGCCGCCGCCTGGTCCTTCGCGCCGCCGTCGTCGAACGCCGCGGTACCCGCCCGGAACAGCGGATCGTCCTTCTCGTGGTCGGCGGCGGAGACGACGAGCAGGTCGTACTCCAGCCGGAGTTCGGCACGGACGTGCCCCGCCTCGGGAGCGGTGAGACCGGCGTACACGGTCGAGCTGAACCCGTGGGCGAGCGCCGGCACGGCGCTGAGCAGGACGGCCGCGACGATGACGGCGGCGCAGGCGCGACGCCCGGCTGCGGAAAACATGGGACTCCTCTTCGGTCGGCGCACGGAATCTGCTGGACCCGGATGAACCACCGGTGGCGCGTGCGCGAACCGAGGCGGAAGCAGGCTCGGACAAGTCGGCTCACTGGCCGAAAACCGCACGCCATGAGGTAGGAAGTAGGCGCACTCACACCACAACGGAGGACGATTCCCATGCGCTCTCGGCTTCTGCCCGCCCGCACGCTGGTCGCGGCAGTGGCGACCGCCGTACTGGTCGGCGGATGCGGCTCGGGCGACGACTGGTCCCGGCCGCGCCCGAAGCCGAGCGCCGTCGGCACCCTCGGCGCGGGGTTCGTCGAGCCGTCGGCACCACCGACTCCGGAGGCGACGATCACGCCGCGGCCCGGCTCCTGGGACGAACTGCGGCCATCGGAGGACTACCGCGTGGTGCTGCTGACCGCGGGCGAAGACCGTCAGACCAGGACGCTGGTGAGCGCGGTGAAGGAATGGGCCGAGGAGGTGCGCGCCGACCTGAGGACCGTCACCGCCACGAAACCGGACGAGTTCGTCCCGCGCATCAGCGACGCGATCGCCATGCGGCCCGACCTGATCGTCACCGCCGGCAACGACCTCATCGACCCCCTGGCCCTGGTCACGCCCCACCACCTCGACCAGCAGTTCCTCGTGGTCGGCGCCGAGCTGGCCGAGCCGACGGCGAACGTCACCGCCGCCGACTGGACCGGTGCCTCGTTCCGGGGCGAGGGACTCGGCATGTCCTCGTCGTACGACCCGGCCAGCTTCACCTCGGAACGGGCCGGGCGCGCCGTACGGGCCGGCGCCGCGGCGGTGCTCACCGGCCTGACCGGGATTGTCGTCTGGATCGACTGATGAGGGCGTGTCGCGAGAGCCGGCCCTGGTCGTGAGCGATCAACCGCCCTGAGGGGGTGATCCGACGGACGAACAGCGGGCCCGGCTTGAGCCCTTGCTGCCACTGGGCGAGAGGCCGGGCCGTCCCCCGGTGTGGACCCGGCGGCCGTTGCTGGACGGCACACGGTGGCGTGCCAGGCCCGGTGCCCCGTGGCGCGGCGTGCCGGAGCGGCAGGGGGCACCAGGGGCCGGGTCTACGAACTGGTCCTGCGCCGGCAGCGCGACGGCGCCGGTAAGCGGATCTTGGAACAGCCGCCGGCCGGGGCCGACGCGCGGGGCCTGATCACAGGGGACGTCGTGGACGCCACCCCGGCTCAGGAGGTGCGACGGCCGTGGGACCCGGGAGAGAACCGGCCGGGGGCCCGGCGGCGCGGTCAGACGGCGCCGGTGAAGGTGTCGCAGCGGGCCGGGGAACCCGTGGTGTACCCGGTGGTGAACCAGTGGACCCGCTGCCGCGAGCTGCCGTGGGTCCAGCTCTCCGGGTCGACACGGCCCTGGGTGCGTTCCTGGATGCGGTCGTCGCCGATGGCTTCCGCGGCGTCGATGCCCTCGCGGATGTCGGAGTCGGTGAACGGCGCCTTGAAGAAGCCGGTGGTGACGGCGTTCTTGGCCCAGGCCCCGGCATAGCAGTCGGCCTGGAGTTCCAGCCGGACCGAACCGCTGTCGGCTCCCGTACGGTCCCGGCCGGCGCGGTCCATGGTGCCCAGCAGGTTCTGCACGTGGTGTCCGTACTCGTGGCCGATGACGTACGCCTGCGCGAAGGGCCCGCCCTTGGCGCCGAAGCGGTCCTCCAGTTCCTGGAAGAAGCCGAGGTCGAGATAGACGCCGCGGTCGGCCGGGCAGTAGAACGGGCCCATGGCGGAGGTGGCCCGGCCGCATCCGGTGCTCCAGGTGCCGGACACCAGGGTGGTTCCGGCCTTGCTGTAGGTCTGCTGGAAGTGCTCGGGAAGGGCGCTCTGCCAGTAGCTCTGGATGCTGTTGACGACGCCCACCACGCGGCACTTCTCGGACTGGTTGGCGTCGCTGCCCTTGCGGCACTTCGCGTTCAGGTTCTCGCCCGGCTGCGAGGCGGCGGAGTCCGAGCCGCCGCCGTTCAGGAGATTGGTCGGGTTGACGCCCAGGAACATGGCGACGACCAGGACGACGACGCCGACGAGGCCGCCGCCGATGGTGAGCCCGCCTCCGGGTATGCCGCCGCCGCTGCTGCCGCGGTCATCGACCTGGGAGGCATCAAGATCCACGTCGTCGCGGAATTCCATGGGTGGTCCGTCTCCTGGGGGTTGGTGATCGCCCCCATTCTGCCCGGTGCCGCGGACCGGTCGCACGGAGGGAAGGCACTGCCGGGCGTTTCGGGGGCGGCGCCGCCGGATTCCGGTGTGCGCGGGTGTGCACCCGGGGGACTCCGCGGACGAACCCGGGACGGTGCGGTCCCGGGCCACCTGAATTCCATGGACCCGGGGCACACCGCAGTCCCCGCGCGAATCGCCGGCATGCGCCGGGACCAGACGGTGGTGGTGCCGGCAGCAGTCCCGCCCAACTACCGGTCCACAACCGCAACCCCGAGAGATTCGCGAAGCTCCGCCCGAAGTGCGTTCATCGGGTGGGTGGCGCTGTACTTCCACCCGTGTACGGGATCCCCGCCTTGCGTAACGTGTTGGGGCAAGTGCCGTGAACTCGCGCATTGGACGTACCCTGCATCACAACAGCAACGACGATGTCTTGCGGCAACAGCCCCACCCCAGAGGGAGCGGACCATGAACAGCGGCCACAGCATTGCCACCACAACCGCCATGCTCCAAGCCGAACTTCCCCAGCTTGAAGTGCATCAGCAAACGCTGCAGCGGGAACTGGAGCAGGTGACGGAGCGGCTGGAGTCCGTTCGCGAAGCCCTGACCGCGCTCAATGCCCTGGCCGGCACCTCGGTCCCCCAGCCCCGCACGGAGACCGCGGCACCCGCTGACACGGCGGCGCAGGAAGCCCCCGCCGAGCCGGTGAAGGAGCCCACCCCCGAAACGGCACCGGCGGCCGATACGTCCGCGCGGACAGACAAGCCCGCCGTGCCTTCGCGGGCGAAGGCGGCAACCCGCCGCTCCTCGGGTAAGACCGCCGCGGCACCGCGCAGGAAGGCAGCTTCCAAGGCGGCCGACGAGCCGGCGCCGCGCCGCCGGGCGAAGAAGACCACGGGTGCCAAGGCCGCCAAGCCCACGACGGTGTCGGAGACGGCACCGGCCACCGCCGCGGCTCAGGAAGCCGGCGGGCTCACCGAGCAGGTCGTCGCCGTGCTGGCCGGCCGCCCCGACACCCCGCTGCGTGCCCGCGACATCGCCCAGGCGCTCGGCCGTGACGACACCCCGGGCAGCATCAACACCGTACGCAGCACCCTTGACCGCCTCGTCGCCACCTCCCGCGCCCACCGCGCCGGACGCGGCCTCTACCAGGCCCCCAGGAGCCGACAGGTGATCTCCCGGACCTGAGCCGGGAGACGGAGCAAACCGAAAGGCCGCCGCCGCGGGGGTGTGTCCAGTCGACGGCTGAGCTGGGCTGCGGGGATGCAGTGGCTGGTGGCGGGGTGAGGCGTCCTTCGAAGGCGGTCTGGAAGGCGACCTGGAAGGCGTTCAGTGGCGCCTTCCCGCGCACGGTCCAGCGGCGCCGGCCCTTGCCGGTCGGGTCCTGGCTCATCGGCGCCGTGCAGACGCACTCCAGCGCGGCGGCCTCGTTCGGGAAGCGGCCGCGGGCCTGGACCGCCGTGCGGATGCGGGCGTTGACGCTTTCGACCATGTTCCCGCTGCGGATGACCTCGCGGATCTGGACGTCGAAGGAGAGGTACGGAATGCTCTCCTCCACGCGGGTCAGCGTGCGCTGCCGCCCCTTCACGGACTGCGGCTCGAAGGTGCCGGCGGTGTCCCGGGGCACCTTCACCTCGACCGGGCCGACGTCGGTGAGCGGTCTTCGAACGGGTGCCGTTCCGGGAGCCGCCGCTGTTCCGGCCTGCCGCGTCGTGCGGGTCATGGCCGACGTGATTCCGTGCGGGCGTAGCGGTGCTCGGGGCGGCCGGCGTCGCCGTAGCGCAGGGAGAGCCGGAGCGAGCCGTTCTCCTGGAGATGGCGCAGGTAGCGTTGGGCCGTCGAGCGGCTGATACCGGCGCGGGCCGCCACGTCCTGCGCCGACAGAGGGTGCTCAGCCGCGGCGATGACCTGGCAGATCAGGTCCACGGTGGGCCCCGACCAGCCCTTGGCGGGCGGCGCGGCCGTCGTCGCCGGCGTGCGCACGGTCCCGAAGATCCGGTCGATCTGCTGCTGCCCCGGGCTCGTTCCGGCCCCGGCGTCCCGCAAACTGCGCCGCAACTCGGTGTAGCTGTTCAGCCGGGAGCGCAGGCCGTCCAGGGTGAACGGCTTGACGAGGTAGTGCAGCACTCCGTAGCGCAGAGCGGCTTCCACGACCTCGACGTCCTGTGCCGCGGTCACCATGATGACGTCGCTGCGCATCCCCTTCTGCCTCATCCGGCGCACGAGGTCCAGACCACTCCGGTCGGGGAGGTAGTGGTCGAGCAGGAGCAGGTCGACGTGGCGGCTCTCCAGCATCCGCATGGCGTGCAGGGCCGTGTGGGCAGTGCCTACGACGTGAAAGCCCGCCGTCTTGTCGACATAGGCGGCGTTGATCTCTGCGACGTGGAAGTCGTCGTCGACCACCAGGACGTCCATCACGGTGTGTCTCCTACCAGGGCGGGCTGCGTGCGGGCTGCGGATCTCGTGACGATGTCGGGGAACGTGACGGTGAACACGGCGCCGCCGCCGGCCCGGGCGGCGATGCGGGCGGTGCCGCCGTAGCGTTCGGCCAGGCTGCGCACCATCGCCAGACCGAGCCCCCGACCGCGGTGGTGCGGCGCCTCCTTGGTGCTCCATCCCTCTTCGAAGATGGTGTCGCGCAGTGCCACGGGCACTCCGGGCCCGTTGTCGCTCACGCGTGCCACGACCGTGTCCGCCTCGACGAAGACCTCGACCTCCACCGCGGGCTGGGTGGCGTGGGCCCCGAAGACGTCGAGCGCGTTGTCGATCAGGTTGCCCAGCACCGTCACGATGTCCCGGGCGTCGATCAGACGGCTGGGCAACTGGCTGCGATCGGACAGGCGCAAGGTCACGCCCCGCTCGGCGGCGATGGCCGATTTCCCGGCCAGGAGAGCCGAAACCATCGGGACCCGGACGCGTTCCGCGATGTCGTCCGCTGACGCGCGCCGCGCGTGGGTGAGACCGGCGACGTAGTCGCGGGCCCGCTCGGACATGTCCAGGTCGAGATAGCCCAGGACGGTGTGCAGGCGGTTGGCGTGTTCGTGGTCCTGGGCGCGCAGCGCGTCCAGCAGACCCTTGATGGAGTCGAGTTCGCGGCCCAGCAACTCGACCTCGGTGCGGTCCCGCAGTGTGACGACCGCGCCGCCGTCAGGGGTGGGCATCCGGTTGGCGATCAGGACACGGTTCTCACGCACCGTCAGCACGTCGCGTCCGGTGACCCGTCCCGTGAGGACATCGCGGCTGCGTCCGGGCGGAAGGACCTCCTTGAGGTCCCGGCCTTCGGCGTCCTCCTCGAGCGAGAGCAGACGGGAAGCCTCATCGTTCACCAGCCGTACGCGCTCGTGCCGGTCGAGCGCGATGACACCCTCCCGTACCGCGTGGAGCATCGCCTCCCGCTCCGAGAGCAGCGCCACGATGTCGGCGACGGACACCCCGTGCGTCCGCTTGCGCAGAGTGCGGGCCACCAGGAACGCGGCGCCCGCGCCGACCGTGAGGGCCGCGCCGGCGTAGCGCAACAGTCCGGGCAGGGCGGCCATGAGGCGTTCCTGCACGCCGGAGTAGGCGATGCCGACCGACACCGCCCCGATGACCTCGCCAGTGCTGTCGCGCAGCGGGACCTTCGCCCGCGCGGACGTGCCCAGGGTGCCGCGGTCGACCTCCAGGACGGTGTGTCCTTGCAGAGGTGTGGACGGATCCGTCGACACACGATGGCCTACCCGCCGCACATCCGTGTGGGACCAGCGGATCCCGCGCAGATCCATGACCACGACATACAAGGCGCCCGTCGCCTTTCGCGTGCGCTCCGTCTGCCGCTGCACCGGCCCGGCGGGGTCGGGGCCGCTCGACAGCAGACCTGCGGCGATCTCCGGATCGACCGCCGTGGTCTGGGCGATGGCCAAAGCTTCGTGCTCGGCCTGGTAGTCGAGCTGCGTGCGGAGCGGCTGGAGGAACAGGCCGGTCAGCAACAACAGGACGCCCGTGGTGATCAGCAGTTGCACGAGCAGCACCTGGGCGAACACCTGCCTCGGCCAGCCGATGCGCAAGCGGGCCACTTCTGACACCTGCCTTCGGGAACTCACCCCCCGCGCCGGACGTTTCGCCGGGGCGAACGAACCGTAACCGCAGCTGTTTCCGCCA
This genomic window contains:
- a CDS encoding transposase, with the translated sequence MTRTTRQAGTAAAPGTAPVRRPLTDVGPVEVKVPRDTAGTFEPQSVKGRQRTLTRVEESIPYLSFDVQIREVIRSGNMVESVNARIRTAVQARGRFPNEAAALECVCTAPMSQDPTGKGRRRWTVRGKAPLNAFQVAFQTAFEGRLTPPPATASPQPSSAVDWTHPRGGGLSVCSVSRLRSGRSPVGSWGPGRGRVRRGGRGRWRRGGQGCCVRC
- a CDS encoding sensor histidine kinase; its protein translation is MARLRIGWPRQVFAQVLLVQLLITTGVLLLLTGLFLQPLRTQLDYQAEHEALAIAQTTAVDPEIAAGLLSSGPDPAGPVQRQTERTRKATGALYVVVMDLRGIRWSHTDVRRVGHRVSTDPSTPLQGHTVLEVDRGTLGTSARAKVPLRDSTGEVIGAVSVGIAYSGVQERLMAALPGLLRYAGAALTVGAGAAFLVARTLRKRTHGVSVADIVALLSEREAMLHAVREGVIALDRHERVRLVNDEASRLLSLEEDAEGRDLKEVLPPGRSRDVLTGRVTGRDVLTVRENRVLIANRMPTPDGGAVVTLRDRTEVELLGRELDSIKGLLDALRAQDHEHANRLHTVLGYLDLDMSERARDYVAGLTHARRASADDIAERVRVPMVSALLAGKSAIAAERGVTLRLSDRSQLPSRLIDARDIVTVLGNLIDNALDVFGAHATQPAVEVEVFVEADTVVARVSDNGPGVPVALRDTIFEEGWSTKEAPHHRGRGLGLAMVRSLAERYGGTARIAARAGGGAVFTVTFPDIVTRSAARTQPALVGDTP
- a CDS encoding HupE/UreJ family protein codes for the protein MFSAAGRRACAAVIVAAVLLSAVPALAHGFSSTVYAGLTAPEAGHVRAELRLEYDLLVVSAADHEKDDPLFRAGTAAFDDGGAKDQAAALDDHADSVVAYVTRRFGVTTGGRACTPVQDGGFTIERREGVPYALLVIDYQCPPSAEAHEVRSGLFPDSEGYVRDTKTIVTYDLDLTSGSTALDAEHRSFSTGQSGAERSWTFFRLGAEHLLTGLDHILFLLALVVGSRRLREIVLAATTFTLAHSVTFVLAALGLVRVPEWFVEPVIALSIAVVAGWHLWRLWRRRSHATDLGTSDRGRPGLDRAGWTRLAVVFGFGLVHGLGFASALGIDQSRSWTLLWSLLVFNVGIEVVQLAIVAAVFPALALLRRRRPAGGLWTTAAVAAGVSVMGLVWFAQRVFES
- a CDS encoding response regulator codes for the protein MMDVLVVDDDFHVAEINAAYVDKTAGFHVVGTAHTALHAMRMLESRHVDLLLLDHYLPDRSGLDLVRRMRQKGMRSDVIMVTAAQDVEVVEAALRYGVLHYLVKPFTLDGLRSRLNSYTELRRSLRDAGAGTSPGQQQIDRIFGTVRTPATTAAPPAKGWSGPTVDLICQVIAAAEHPLSAQDVAARAGISRSTAQRYLRHLQENGSLRLSLRYGDAGRPEHRYARTESRRP
- a CDS encoding transposase, with the translated sequence MLPLGERPGRPPVWTRRPLLDGTRWRARPGAPWRGVPERQGAPGAGSTNWSCAGSATAPVSGSWNSRRPGPTRGA
- a CDS encoding DUF916 domain-containing protein, whose amino-acid sequence is MRPTRPRTTTAATALLRSAVVALLAVLAVLGTGAGPAVAADGDVSWAVRTASNDFGSGRPNYGYTVNPGGHVEDALVVVNHGTTPLRLAVYAADAFTDEAGRLDLVAEDAKSTRVGAWVRTDRPDVTVRPGGSVKVPFTLTVPHDAAPGDYMGGIVTSPADGDDTGRRLGIRIRLRVGGALEPKLAVRDLRVRYSGTAHPFGKGDATVTYTLHNTGNTILTARQTVSLSGPFGAMTARAGHIDDSPALLPGQTWKVTVPVRGVAPALRSTGTVTLVPLLTDASGSVAPLAGAKTTAHAWTVPWTLLLCLVALCASVAAGSVHRSRRRRGGASTAVAPTEAEGGHGPGREAEGAVAHVGALDHDAGSGARGSR
- a CDS encoding metallophosphoesterase family protein, translating into MKLDKGPQRTGLVRRRIALSATTVLLGVTTTLGSGLTTEAYAETSSAPTGIVLGVGANASQRVVSWYTPTDSAQVVQVAPTSALVAGEFPANAVTFPATVAANSVNGGYNGHATIDSLRTNTTYSYRVGSQDGWSPTYSFKTQEFKGDFDFLFYGDPQIGASGNVDKDGAGWKDTLDVSLAANPNAELLVSGGDQVEHANAEPQWDAFLAPDKLRQYPWAATIGNHDVGGKAYEQHFWTPNTDRSAPYYNGSSATRSGGNYWYTYKDVLFIDLNSNAYSNGSDAAHVEYVSDVIKNHGADAKYTVLVYHHAIYSPAAHANDSDNKQRRQDFPTAFSKLGVDLVLQGHDHAYSRSYVLKNGKKSHPGEQPGAAQVAQGPGGVIYVTANSASGSKYYGLTAPDTNKDPNFGPDPLNPKSHWANSVENQEHVRTYVKVQVRDNKLVVENLRSGTCVAPNAAVELNKVKWCGPDNGAGPAQPVGSPVDRVVIHPYRGKGWDQRADVATTAPDTSDWLQ
- a CDS encoding PDR/VanB family oxidoreductase, with the protein product MTDVLNPPPAPLAAADAPADRSADGSEAVRELLVRSTTWQADGVLSLRLVDPSGAPLPPWRPGAHLDLVLPSGLVRQYSLCGSPEDRHGYTVAVLLVGDGRGGSREVHETALVGRTVSVRGPRNRFPLVEAEHHLFIAGGIGITPILAMAREVNARGRDWRLAYGGRSRSSMAFTEELRALGPDRIAFVPQDECGPLDLDALLADVQPDTAVYCCGPEGLLAAVQQRHHDSGAAFALHFERFGAPVTARSAADSGGSGAPGDAPVPASAFEVELRRSGQVLTVPPDRSILDTIREVAPQVMSSCEEGFCGTCETPVLEGVPEHHDTLLSERERERGKTMMICVGRSKTPRLVLDL
- a CDS encoding neutral zinc metallopeptidase, with the translated sequence MEFRDDVDLDASQVDDRGSSGGGIPGGGLTIGGGLVGVVVLVVAMFLGVNPTNLLNGGGSDSAASQPGENLNAKCRKGSDANQSEKCRVVGVVNSIQSYWQSALPEHFQQTYSKAGTTLVSGTWSTGCGRATSAMGPFYCPADRGVYLDLGFFQELEDRFGAKGGPFAQAYVIGHEYGHHVQNLLGTMDRAGRDRTGADSGSVRLELQADCYAGAWAKNAVTTGFFKAPFTDSDIREGIDAAEAIGDDRIQERTQGRVDPESWTHGSSRQRVHWFTTGYTTGSPARCDTFTGAV